In Zingiber officinale cultivar Zhangliang chromosome 11B, Zo_v1.1, whole genome shotgun sequence, a single window of DNA contains:
- the LOC122035025 gene encoding enoyl-[acyl-carrier-protein] reductase [NADH] 1, chloroplastic-like: MFGCGIDVSLICLLSFSDTVRHLFGASVVITGHNFQQTHNNEMAEAVTKDFGRIDIFVHSLANGPEVTKPLLETSRRGFLATISALSYSFVSLLRHFLPIMNPCFFRFHENKTIACSICVYIST; encoded by the exons ATGTTCGGATGTGGTATTGATGTGAGTTTGATTTGTCTACTTAGTTTCAGTGATACTGTTCGCCATCTATTCGGAGCATCAGTTGTTATCACCGGCCATAATTTCCAGCAAACTCACAACAAT GAAATGGCAGAGGCTGTGACGAAAGATTTTGGAAGGATTGACATCTTTGTGCATTCTCTTGCCAATGGACCAGAG GTAACGAAGCCACTCTTGGAGACATCTAGAAGAGGGTTTCTTGCTACAATTTCAGCTTTGAGTTACTCTTTTGTCTCCCTGCTTCGGCACTTTCTTCCAATAATGAATCCATGTTTCTTTCGATTCCATGAAAACAAAACAATTGCATGTTCCATTTGTGTGTATATTTCAACTTGA